From a single Bacillus pseudomycoides DSM 12442 genomic region:
- the infC gene encoding translation initiation factor IF-3, with translation MMINEQIRAREVRLVGANGDQLGIKSRNDALDLAANLNLDLVLVAPNAKPPVCRIMDYGKFRFEQQKKEKEQRKNQKVISMKEVRLSPTIDEHDFNTKLRNAIKFLEKGDKVKASIRFKGRAITHKEIGQRVLDRFSEACAEVSTIESKPKMEGRSMFLVLAPKNDK, from the coding sequence ATGATGATTAACGAGCAAATTCGTGCACGTGAAGTACGTTTAGTTGGTGCGAATGGTGATCAACTTGGCATCAAGTCTCGTAATGACGCTTTAGACTTAGCTGCAAATCTTAATCTTGATTTAGTATTGGTTGCTCCAAATGCGAAACCGCCAGTATGCCGCATTATGGACTACGGTAAATTCCGCTTTGAGCAACAAAAGAAAGAAAAAGAACAGCGCAAAAATCAAAAAGTAATTAGCATGAAAGAAGTTCGTTTAAGTCCAACAATTGATGAACACGACTTTAACACAAAACTTCGTAATGCTATCAAGTTTTTAGAGAAAGGCGACAAGGTTAAAGCGTCAATTCGCTTTAAAGGACGTGCCATTACTCATAAAGAAATCGGTCAACGTGTTTTAGATCGCTTCTCAGAAGCTTGTGCTGAAGTTAGTACAATCGAATCTAAGCCTAAAATGGAAGGACGTAGTATGTTCTTAGTTTTAGCACCGAAAAACGATAAGTAA
- the rpmI gene encoding 50S ribosomal protein L35, which yields MPKQKTHRGAAKRFKKTGSGKLKRSHAYTSHLFANKSTKAKRKLRKAGVVSAGDFKRIRQMLDNLK from the coding sequence ATGCCTAAACAAAAAACTCATCGCGGCGCTGCAAAGCGTTTCAAAAAGACTGGATCTGGTAAACTTAAGCGTTCACACGCTTACACAAGCCATTTATTCGCTAACAAATCTACGAAAGCTAAACGTAAACTACGTAAAGCTGGCGTAGTAAGCGCTGGTGACTTCAAACGCATTCGTCAAATGCTTGACAACTTAAAATAA
- the rplT gene encoding 50S ribosomal protein L20 — protein MPRVKGGTVTRQRRKKVIKLAKGYYGSKNTLFKVANQQVMKSLLYAFRDRRQKKRDFRKLWITRINAAARINGLSYSRLMHGLKVAGIEVNRKMLADLAVHDEKAFAELATVAKNNLN, from the coding sequence ATGCCAAGAGTAAAAGGTGGTACAGTTACTCGTCAACGTCGTAAAAAAGTTATAAAATTAGCAAAAGGTTACTACGGTTCTAAAAATACATTATTTAAGGTTGCTAACCAACAGGTTATGAAATCTTTACTATATGCATTCCGTGACCGTCGTCAAAAGAAACGTGACTTCCGTAAATTATGGATCACTCGTATCAACGCAGCTGCTCGTATTAACGGTCTTTCTTACAGCCGTTTAATGCACGGTTTAAAAGTTGCTGGTATCGAAGTTAACCGCAAGATGCTTGCTGACTTAGCTGTTCATGACGAAAAAGCTTTCGCTGAATTAGCAACAGTTGCAAAAAACAACTTAAACTAA
- the adhP gene encoding alcohol dehydrogenase AdhP → MKAAVVNEFKEKLEVKEVPKPKAELGEVLVHIEACGVCHTDLHAAHGDWPVKPKLPLIPGHEGVGVIEEVGEGVTHVKVGDRVGVPWLYSACGHCEYCLSGRETLCLDQHNAGYSVDGGYAEYCVAAADYVVKVPDNLEFVDAAPLFCAGVTTYKALKVSEAKPGDWVAIFGIGGLGHLAVQYAKAMGLHVVAVDTVDDKLELAKELGADLAVNPLKEDAAAWIFEKVKGVHASICTAVSKPAFDQAYRSVRRGGACVAVGLPPEMMEVPIFDTVLNGVKIIGSIVGTRKDLQETLQFAAEGKVKAIIETRHLDEINEIFSEMEEGKINGRVVLDMTK, encoded by the coding sequence ATGAAAGCAGCAGTTGTAAATGAGTTCAAAGAGAAGTTAGAAGTGAAAGAAGTTCCAAAACCAAAAGCTGAACTTGGTGAAGTTCTTGTACATATTGAAGCATGCGGCGTTTGCCATACAGATTTACATGCGGCGCACGGTGATTGGCCGGTAAAACCGAAACTCCCATTAATTCCAGGACATGAAGGTGTTGGAGTTATTGAAGAAGTAGGGGAAGGTGTTACTCACGTGAAAGTTGGTGACCGGGTTGGAGTACCATGGCTATATTCAGCGTGTGGTCATTGTGAATATTGTTTATCTGGCCGTGAAACGCTTTGCTTAGATCAACATAATGCAGGTTACTCAGTTGATGGTGGTTATGCAGAGTATTGCGTTGCGGCAGCTGATTATGTTGTGAAAGTACCGGATAACTTAGAGTTCGTTGATGCAGCACCGCTATTTTGTGCCGGTGTTACAACATATAAAGCATTAAAAGTATCAGAAGCAAAACCTGGTGATTGGGTTGCGATTTTTGGTATCGGTGGCCTTGGGCATTTAGCCGTTCAATATGCAAAAGCAATGGGGTTACATGTTGTTGCTGTTGATACCGTAGATGATAAATTAGAGCTTGCCAAAGAACTTGGTGCAGATTTAGCTGTGAATCCACTTAAAGAAGATGCGGCAGCGTGGATATTCGAGAAAGTAAAAGGTGTGCATGCATCTATTTGCACAGCTGTATCAAAGCCGGCATTTGATCAAGCGTATCGTTCTGTTAGACGAGGTGGCGCGTGTGTGGCAGTAGGGTTACCACCAGAAATGATGGAAGTACCAATCTTTGATACCGTCTTAAATGGCGTGAAAATTATTGGCTCTATCGTAGGGACAAGAAAAGACTTACAAGAAACATTGCAATTTGCCGCAGAAGGAAAAGTAAAAGCAATTATAGAAACACGTCATCTTGATGAAATTAATGAGATTTTTAGTGAAATGGAAGAAGGAAAGATTAATGGACGTGTTGTACTTGATATGACAAAATAA
- a CDS encoding dUTP diphosphatase encodes MDLLQLFKLQKELDDRIVKEHDLQPKKLLKEKMLALLVEIGELANETRCFKYWSKKPAAEREVILEEYVDGLHFILSIGIDLGIDKNFLFYKCAQTNKTQVEIFLDTYAKVIRFTDQPSITNYIELFTSYLRLGQALEFGQEEIEKAYLDKNEVNHQRQTQGY; translated from the coding sequence ATGGATTTACTACAGCTATTTAAATTACAAAAAGAGTTAGATGATCGTATTGTGAAAGAACATGATTTACAACCGAAGAAATTATTAAAAGAAAAAATGCTAGCACTCCTTGTTGAAATTGGAGAACTTGCAAATGAAACACGTTGTTTTAAATATTGGAGCAAAAAACCAGCAGCTGAACGTGAAGTTATACTTGAAGAATATGTAGATGGCCTGCACTTTATTTTATCGATTGGAATTGACCTGGGAATTGATAAAAACTTCCTATTTTATAAATGTGCTCAAACGAACAAAACACAAGTTGAAATTTTCTTAGACACGTATGCGAAAGTAATTCGTTTTACGGACCAACCGTCTATTACAAATTATATTGAACTATTTACAAGCTACCTTCGTTTAGGACAAGCTCTTGAGTTTGGTCAAGAAGAAATTGAAAAAGCATATTTAGATAAAAACGAAGTCAATCATCAGCGTCAAACACAAGGGTATTGA
- a CDS encoding M42 family metallopeptidase, producing MTKLDSTLTMLKELTDARGIAGNEREPREVMKKYIEPFADELSTDNLGSLVAKKVGEENGPKIMVAGHLDEVGFMITQIDDKGFLRFQTVGGWWSQVMLAQRVTIVTRKGDVTGVIGSKPPHILPAEARKKPVEIKDMFIDIGASSKEEAMEWGVRPGDQVVPYFEFQVMKNEKMLLAKAWDNRIGCAIAIDVLKQLKDEKHPNVVYGVGTVQEEVGLRGAKTSAHYIKPDIAFAVDVGIAGDTPGVTEKEAQSKMGDGPQIILYDASVIGHTGLRNFVVDVADELDIPYQYDSVAGGGTDAGAIHISVNGIPSMAITIATRYIHSHAAMLHRDDYENAVKLIVEVIKRLDKEAVHNITFN from the coding sequence ATGACAAAATTAGATTCGACATTGACAATGCTAAAAGAATTAACAGATGCACGCGGGATTGCAGGTAATGAGCGCGAACCACGTGAAGTTATGAAAAAATATATCGAACCATTTGCAGATGAACTTTCTACAGATAATTTAGGAAGTTTAGTTGCGAAAAAAGTTGGGGAAGAAAATGGTCCGAAAATTATGGTAGCTGGCCACTTAGATGAAGTTGGCTTTATGATTACTCAAATTGATGACAAAGGTTTCCTTCGTTTTCAAACAGTTGGTGGCTGGTGGTCACAAGTTATGCTTGCGCAGCGCGTAACAATTGTAACACGTAAAGGTGATGTAACAGGTGTAATTGGTTCAAAACCACCACACATTTTACCAGCAGAAGCTCGTAAAAAACCGGTTGAAATTAAGGACATGTTCATTGATATCGGTGCTTCTAGCAAAGAAGAAGCAATGGAATGGGGCGTACGACCAGGGGATCAAGTTGTACCATACTTTGAATTCCAAGTGATGAAAAATGAAAAGATGCTACTTGCAAAAGCATGGGATAATCGCATTGGCTGTGCTATTGCAATTGACGTGTTAAAACAATTAAAAGATGAAAAGCATCCAAACGTTGTATACGGCGTTGGAACTGTTCAAGAAGAAGTAGGTCTTCGCGGTGCGAAAACATCTGCACATTATATTAAACCGGATATCGCATTTGCTGTAGATGTTGGTATTGCCGGCGACACACCAGGAGTAACAGAAAAAGAAGCGCAAAGTAAAATGGGAGATGGACCACAAATCATTTTATATGATGCATCAGTCATTGGACATACTGGGCTTCGCAATTTCGTAGTTGATGTGGCGGATGAATTAGATATCCCTTATCAATATGATTCTGTAGCTGGTGGCGGGACTGACGCAGGTGCAATTCATATTTCTGTCAATGGTATTCCATCTATGGCGATTACGATTGCAACTCGTTATATTCACTCTCATGCAGCAATGTTACATCGTGATGATTATGAGAATGCAGTGAAGTTAATTGTAGAAGTTATCAAACGTCTTGATAAAGAGGCTGTACATAATATCACATTTAATTAA
- a CDS encoding DUF2691 family protein — MKRGISFQLPNTDKYDSCLGDALKPIDISTFSWRVTPVESYLVVNDELDIDKDLFETDNKIMEGADLKKLLENNVYYIIFADLQAYPKGKVSEIETYEEFVESECELVLFVVDSYYTVIYCKDKEKLELLYKNAEVFGFENIQFITDENDTRTRITAW, encoded by the coding sequence ATGAAGAGAGGAATAAGTTTTCAACTACCTAATACTGATAAATATGACTCTTGTCTTGGGGATGCATTAAAACCAATAGACATTTCTACTTTCAGTTGGAGAGTTACCCCCGTAGAGTCTTATTTAGTAGTTAATGATGAGTTAGATATAGATAAAGACCTTTTTGAAACAGATAATAAAATAATGGAAGGTGCTGATCTTAAAAAGCTATTAGAAAACAATGTCTATTATATTATTTTCGCTGATTTACAAGCATATCCGAAAGGCAAAGTTTCAGAAATTGAAACTTATGAAGAATTCGTTGAAAGTGAGTGTGAACTTGTTCTTTTCGTAGTGGACAGCTACTACACTGTCATTTACTGCAAAGATAAAGAAAAACTCGAATTACTTTATAAGAACGCAGAAGTCTTCGGATTTGAAAATATACAATTTATTACTGATGAAAATGATACAAGAACAAGAATAACTGCATGGTAA
- a CDS encoding TetR/AcrR family transcriptional regulator — MSIKNTNDPRVKRTRQLIQDAFVALVGEKGFENVTVQHIAERAPVNRATFYSHYHDKYDLLDKSIEEMLASLSEVIKPKKQTKEDFQLTFDSPNPIFLALFEHIAENATFYNVMLGDKAAGNYSYKMMKTIQTHLTLSLSISQPDDDELMVPRDILISYVTGAHIGMIMSWLKRGMIYTPHFMAMQLTRLIILGAHTAAGLERPF, encoded by the coding sequence ATGTCTATTAAAAATACAAACGATCCGCGTGTGAAACGAACGAGACAATTAATACAGGATGCTTTTGTCGCTTTAGTAGGCGAAAAAGGATTTGAAAATGTCACAGTGCAACATATCGCTGAACGTGCTCCTGTCAATCGCGCTACCTTTTATAGCCATTATCATGATAAATACGATTTATTGGATAAGAGTATAGAGGAAATGTTAGCATCTTTATCAGAAGTGATTAAGCCAAAAAAGCAAACAAAAGAAGATTTTCAGCTTACATTCGATTCACCTAATCCAATTTTTCTAGCCTTATTTGAACACATCGCTGAGAATGCAACCTTTTATAACGTAATGCTCGGAGACAAAGCAGCTGGAAACTATTCTTATAAAATGATGAAAACCATTCAAACACATTTAACATTAAGTCTTTCTATTTCACAGCCAGATGATGACGAACTTATGGTTCCTCGTGATATTCTCATTAGCTATGTAACAGGTGCGCATATCGGTATGATTATGTCGTGGTTAAAAAGAGGGATGATTTATACGCCGCACTTTATGGCGATGCAGCTTACAAGGTTGATTATTTTAGGAGCGCATACTGCTGCTGGACTAGAGAGACCTTTTTAA